The Pseudomonas sp. SCB32 DNA window TACCCACATCGAACGCTGGATCAACCGGATCCAGCAACTGCCCGGATTCGTGCCAATGCCGGGGATCTGAAGGAGGCCTACCAGGACCACTTTTCCGTTTCCTGAAGCAACGACTGTCACCATCCTCTTGCGAAAATGATGGTAGATATCCTCTCCACAGCCGACCAAACCCGTAACAGAAAAGCCGCTCCTGAAGAGCGGCTTTCTGCTAAATCGAATAGTCCAATTCGGTGCTCGTCACCGCTGGCTGGCACTTAATGCGGCCTGCATTCTTTTCAAGAAGATTTCCTCGGCCTGAGTGCGGACCTGGTGAGCGCTCCACATCAATACAATCAATACCTCGCAAACGTTCATTTCAGGCATGAGTTTTCGCAGAAGCCCACGCTCCTCATACTCCCGGCATAAATGCTCAGGGAGCGAACTTATACCTAGGCCCGCTAAAACCAACCGCAAAATCTCACCTGTATTCGCCGACGACGCCGATATGTTATGGCGTATATATTTACTGCCATAGTGCTCTGACAGCTTTGGCAACGTCCCCCCTAGCGACTCTCCCGAAAAGCTCACGAGTTTAGATGACTTGATTTTTTCAAGCGTGACATTGCTGTCATTGAACAGAGGGTGAAAATTGCTGCAATAGAAAAAGGATTGCTCTCGACTGAGCGTAAGTTGGTTTATGTCAATGTCGCCGGGTTGACTAATGCCAATACCGAAAGTCGAGTCGTTGCGATGCAGAGAGCTTACTATTTCCTGGGTTGAGGCCACTTCAATACTAAAAGTGATACCAGGGTGATCTTCGTGCATGCCACGCAAGACATCGTCGTACTCCGGGCAATTCACTCCACTGACGGTTAGCAGGCGAATGCTGCCTTTAACATTACTGCGCGTCGTGTCGACTATAGAGTCAATTTCTCGGATGCTTTGCCGAGCCGTCAGTGAAACTCTGAACAGAGACGATCCTATATCTGTCAATTCGAATCGATGACTGTCTCTGTCAATCAACGTGCATCCGAGTTGCTCCTCCAGCCGTTTAATTGCTTGGCTAACGGCCGGCTGAGAAAGATGTAGCCTTTCTGCACCTCTACTGATGCTTTTTTCGGTCGCAACGGTACAGAACGTCTTCAGAAGATTCCAGTCCATGCGCTCGCTAACAGAGCGAGGCTCTCCAGAGTTTGATCCAGAAGCTTGTCTGAAGCCCATGTGCTAGACCCTCCATTGGCTTGGCGAATAAATAATATAATAAAATATGAATATGCGCCATCGACTGAATTCAATAGTGTTCCTCAAAATAACACAAAAGAGAGGATCGCCATATGAGTTTCCCCAACAAGTTTAGCTCACAGGAATGGTCAATTCGCTGCGATCTCGCGGCATTGTTCCGCCTGCTGGCATACTATCGAATGACGGATCTCGTTGATTCCCACGCATCGGCATGCATCCCTGGAGAGCCAGGATTCTTTCTAATAAATAAATATGGCGTTCCGTTCGAGAAAATGCGCGCAAGCGACCTTGTGAAAGTTGGCCTTGATGGGATTCCTGTATATCAAGGCGAAACCGATGGCCCAATGAATGTTGCCGGCGCTGTAATCCACTCCTCTATTCACCGCGCCAGACCGGACATGAAGTGCGTTATTCATACCCACACTGCCGCAGGGATCGCTGTCTCGACGCTTGAGGAAGGACTTCTGCCGCTGTCTCAGCATGCAATGAAGTTTTACAGGAAGCTGAAATATCACACTTACGGATCTTTTATCGACACCAGGCTAGAAGAAAAAGCAATGATTGAAAGTCTTGGTGACGCTAACGCAATGCTACTGCACAACCATGGGGCCATTGTCGGTGGGCGCACTATTGGTGAAGCATTTCACAGTGTTTACATGCTGGAGCGGGCCTGCCAGATTCATTTGCAAATCAGAAGCACTGATCAGAGTGTCGTTATTCCCGACCCCGAGATGTGCCAAAAGACCTATGAAACATTTGCAGCTGATTTTGACTGCGGAATCGTGGACTTAGCGTGGAACGGAGCGCTTCAAATAATTTCATCACAAAAGGACTCGTACTGCAGCTGAGTAATGCGCACCGAACTGACCGGCCAATTAAAATCCAAAACTACTGCGCATCACTAAAATTGCCACGGCAACTTTAGTGCGTGCCTTGTGCATGGTAATAACTTATGAAAAAGCAAGCAGCCGTAATTGGGTTTTTGTATTTAGCGCTCTTGGGCGGATGGAATGGCGTTTCCGCGACTGAAGAACAGGCTCCGCTGAAAATAGGCATGGAGATCACCTACCCACCATTCGAGTCCTACGACGAGAACAACAACATTGTAGGTTCTGACCCTGAGCTTGCAAGGTCAGTTGCCAAGGCCTTAGGTAGAACCGTAGAGTTCGTTGATACAAAATTCTTGAACTTGATAAACGGGCTTAACTCAAAAAAATATGACGCAATAATTTCTGGAATGTATATAACCGAAGAAAGAAAGCGCCAAGCTCTAGTCATTCCCTATGCCATAACAGGGTCAGCAATATTGGTGACACGAGGCAGTGAGTTTCAGCCTCAGACCCCAGAAGAGTTATGTGGCAAGAAAGTTGGATTGGAGCAAGGGAATTCCTGGCTGCCCAAGCTGCAAAAGCTTTCTCAGAGCTATTGTCTTCCTAACAAGAAGCCCGCCGTCACACTTAGTGAGTACCCCTCTGCACCAGAGGCAACACAAGCCCTGCTCTCTGGCAATGTGGAAGCCCAAGTAGAAATAGCTGGCGCTGCCCATATGATTTCTGAGCGCACAAGAGGGCGGGTTGTAATTAGCTCAAAGGAGCTGATCTCTCCGGAGGTACTGGGGGTATTTATAAGGAAGGGGAACGATTCGACGTACGCCGAGATCTCCAAGGCACTAGCGCTAAGTAGAGAAAATGGAGAATACCACGACATTCTAAAAAAATACGGCCTTGAACCAACTTCAGAACAATAAATACATAGCGCCGCGCTGATTTGGGCGGACGCTATTGAGAGGCAAATATGTCGTTCGATTGGAATTATTTCGCATCCCTATTCACCCTCGACTTGTTCTGGATAGCGTGCTTACAAGTCATAAAACTTAGTGCCGCAGCGTGGGTTTTGGGTGGGGTGATAGGGTTCTTGCTAGCCATGGCGAAGCTGTCCAGTTCGCAGCTACTTAGAAGTCCTGCTTCAACCTACATCTGGTTCTTTCGCAGCATCCCATTACTGGTGCTAATAGTGTTTGTCTACAATCTCCCGCAGCTGATCCCAGCTTCCGGGGGGGTGCTTTCAAATCCATTTTGGTCAGCTCTTATCGCACTCGTGATTACCGAAGCAGCGTATATGGCCGAGATTCATAGAGGGGGACTTATTTCTGTAGCCAAAGGGCAACGAGAGGCAGGAAAAGCGTTGGCTATTGGCGCGATCGGGGCCCAGTGGCTTATCGTAATTCCACAAGCCATTCGCATATCGCTTCCTACGCTTATCAACGAGTACGTTACGATTGTCAAGCTAACATCCCTTGCCTCAGTCATCTCCCTCACGGAGATCCTGACTGTTGGGCAACGCCTTTATGCACAGAACTTCCTGGTTATGGAAACTCTTGCTGCCGTGGGCGTGTACTACGTCTTGATCGTGACGGTCTTTGGGTTCTTCCTTGAACGATTCGAATTGTCTCTTGATCTGAGTCGGCGCAAACCCCAAACCTTAGATGCAGATCAGACCTATGCACTGAGGAGTCAGGCCATTGGACATAAAAAGCGCAATCAGTCGTATTCCATTAGTGGCGGGCCTGTTTTGCAGCTACTTGGGATTCATAAAAAATATGGCAATCACGAGGTTCTTAAAGGTGTCGACCTGGAAATCAAAAAGGGAGAGGTCGTTTCTATAATTGGCCCGTCCGGGTCAGGAAAAACATCTCTTATCAGGACTATAAATGGGCTGGAAGATATCAACCAGGGAAGCATCAGGCTGTTTGGTCAAGATTTCATTAAGAGTGGTGCCATGGCGAATGGTGAACTCCGAACCTTCCGGCAGCGTGTAAAGCATATCGGCATGGTGTTTCAGGGCTTCAATCTATTCCCTCACCGCACCCTTGTTGAAAATATCACACTTGCTCCCCAATACCATGGCGATTGCAAAAGTGAAAGTCGGCTAAATGCTTATGCACTTCTGGACCGAGTAGGGCTTCTCGCTCACTCATGCAAATACCCACATCAGCTATCAGGTGGTCAGCAGCAGCGAGTTGCAATTGCTCGCGCACTCGCCATGTCCCCGGACATCATGTTATTTGATGAACCTACCTCCGCGTTAGATCCTGAGTTGGTTGGCGAGGTGCTCGAGGTGATCAAGGGGTTGGCGGACGAGGGAATGACGCTAATAATTGTGACCCATGAAATGGAGTTCGCGATGTCCATTTCGGACAGAGTCGTGTTTATGGAAAATGGAAACATTCAGTTTGATGCGTCTCCCGAGGAAATCCGCGAGGCGGTTTCTGCTGAACGTGTCAGACGATTCATCGGGCTGCCTGAACCCGATGTGGAAGTAATCTGCTGAATATTGTCTAATTACTCAAGGAGTAGCGTTGGCGCTCCAGAGGCGTTGAATTTAAAAATTTTGCCTCCCCATGAGCGCCAACTTTAAGCTTATCGAGAAAGCAGGAGTCGATTGGAAAAAACCTCTCGCCCTGCTCCACATTATGAGTTCAGGACGAATAAATGCAGGCTCGTCCGACCTTATTCCTTTGGATTTTTCACTGGATATGTCGTTGTCCGCTGCGCCAGGCAGGAGTTTTCTTGGGTACCACCCAAGGTAACTCAGAAATTGCAAAGCTCTGCGTAGATGGGGAATTGAACCTGGATGAGTTTTTTCGTAAAAGAGAAGTGGATGTCAGCAAATGCATTTGTGACTGATATCGTTTGACGGTTTTTGTAGTAGTGAGGTGAACCTATGCCATTCGTATCTCTTCGCATCACCCAGGGCGCAACCGAAAGCCAGAAGCAGGAAATCATCCGTGAGTTCACCGCGACACTGGAACGTGTCCTGGACAAGCCCCCGGAGTGGACCCACATCGTGATTGAGGAAGTCGACCCCGTGAACTGGGGGCATGCGGGCTTTTCCGTCAAACAGCACGAGCAGTCTAAAAAGGGCAGTTGAGCGAAAGGCCGGCTCCGGATCAGGGCCGGCCTTCCAGCCCCCATTCACAGAAGCCCCCAAGGACACCTTCCATAAACCTGCCGCAGCTTAACAGCAAGAGCCTTCGAAGCCGTCGCGCAACTAGGCAGCGTCTCCGCTATCGCGGGGAGCTGAATGTGACCGCGGGAGCCGTCAGTCAGCAGGTCAAGCTCCGCTAAGGGCACCATGACTCGTAATTGATGACCCGCCGCTTGGGGATACCTGGTGCTGACCGGCAAAGGCAGTCCGCAGCAGGAGTGGCTCTCCCCTGCCGTGGCGCGGTCCAGGAAACAGTCCGAATTCATTGTCCCATGAGACTCAAGCTGGTGCTCCCTACGGAGCATGCCATCGACTGGTCGGCGACTCCCTCATGCGAGTTCATAGTCCCTGACGACGGTGATGAGGTCGACTAGGAGATCGGGGATTACGCGGTGAGCCGATCATCGACGGCAGCTGGTAGCCGCCAGTAATTAAAAAAGTTAAGTAAATTGGCATGACGGAAAAGCCGCCACATTCAAAATGTGGCGGCTTTTATCTGTGCTTGGGTGACAGTCCGCTTCGGGTCGGTAGCTGACGCTCTCCAGAGGCTGCAATCGGCCAATAGCTGCCTCTTGCAACCGGCTGAAATCGACCCATAGATGCCCTTGGCGGAGGGCTGCTAACGCTACACCGAAAACAAAAAAATCCCGCTGTTTAGCGGGTTTTTCGTTTCCGGCGGTGATTACCAGTTCATGGCATACATCTCCGGTCTTGAGTGGGGGTCACTTCAAATGAACCTTCAGCTCTTCGGAAGCCTGCAGCATTGCAGAGCGTACCGCCGGAACCTGGCTGACCACGTTCAGCAAGCCGTAGTCATGGATCATGCCGTTGTAGCGCACCGCAGTGACCGGCACGCCGGCTTGGTCCAGTTTGCGCGCGTAGGCTTCCCCTTCGTCACGCAGCACATCGGCACTCGCGGTCTGGACCAGCGCTGGCGGCAGGCCTTTCAACTGCTCAGTGGTAGCGCGCAGCGGCGAGGCGTAGATCGCGGCACGTTGCTTGGGGTCGGTGGTGTAGTTGTCCCAGAACCACTTCATCATGTTCTTGGTGAGGAAGTGCCCCTCGGCGTACTGGTTGTACGACGCTGTCTCGAAGTTGGCGTCGGTCACTGGCCACAGCAGCACCTGGTACTTGATGGCCGGGGTACCTTTATCCTTGGCCATCAGGCTGACCACGGCTGCCATGTTGCCGCCGACGCTGTTGCCCGCTACCGCCAGGCGCTTACCGTCGACATTGATTTCCTTGCCGTGCTCGGCCACCCATTTGGTTGCCCCGTAGGCCTGGTTGATCGCCGTCGGGTAATGCGCTTCAGGGGACGGGGTGTAATTGACGAACACCGCCACCGCCCCGGACCCGACGACCAGATCGCGCACCAGGCGCTCATGGGTCGGGAAGTCGCCGAGCACCCAGCCACCGTCGTGGAAGTACATGAACACAGGCAAGGTCCCCTTCACACCCGCCGGACGCACGATGGTCAAGCTGATGTCCTGGCCGTCGACGGTGATGGTGATGGTCTTCTCGCTGACATCCGCCTTGGGCAGGGTCAGTTTTACCCCGGCCTGAGCGCCGGTCAGTACAGCGCGGGCGTCCTTCGGCGAAAGCTGTTCGATGGGTTTACCACTGCCTGAGTTCAGTGCATCGAGGAATGCCTGGGTGTTGTGTTCGACGCCAGAGTCAGCGAATGCGTTACCGATCGACAAGGCAAGGAGCGAACCAGCGAGTGTTTGGCCAAAACGTTCATTTCATATTTCCTGTTTCTGGTGAGGCGGGAAGTTAGACGGTGACGTGCAGACGGACATCGACGTTGCCACGGGTCGCATTGGAGTACGGGCACACTTGGTGGGCCGCCTCCACCAACGCTTGTGCATCGACTTGCTCCAGGCCTGGCAGGTTGATGTTCAGGTCGATATCCAGGCCAAAGCCGCCTGGGATCTGGCCAATGCCGACCCGCGCAGTGATCGAGGCGTCGGCTGGAATGCTGCGTTTGCTCTGGCTGGCGACGAACTTCAGCGCACCGATGAAGCAGGCCGAGTAACCAGCGGCGAACAGTTGCTCAGGGTTGGTGGCGTCACCACCGGCACCGCCCAGTTCCTTCGGAGTGGCCAGTTTTACGTCGAGGTTCTCGTCGTTGGAGATGGCTCGGCCATCACGACCACCGGTTGCGGTTGCGACTGCGGTGTAGAGAACTTTCATGGCTTTCCTCACTTTTGAATGTCTTCGGGGGATTTTGTTAGCGATTAAAATATTTGTTCACTAACAATACACAACTAGTTATCGCTAAATAAATTTGCGCGTAAGCCTTTTAAAGATTCATCTGTCGCTGTAACAAATTGATTTTCAAAGGGTTACACCTCAGTCCGCTTGGGCTCGCCGCCGCGTTGATGATGCCTTACCGTCTCAAGCAGCGGCCGGAATCGGGCAGATTGCTTGTTGCTGCCAAGCCTGCGGTGTCATGCCTTCAGTCTTCACGAAGGTACGGCAGAAGTGAGATTGATCGCAGAAGCCGCATTCCAGCGCGATCTCTGCGAGCAACATCGTGGAAGCCTTCAATAACTCTCTGCTCTTCATGACCCGCTGTTCACGCAGCCATCGCTGCGGGGACATCCGGGTGCTTTCCTTGAACATGCGTGAGAACTGACTGCGCGACAATGCGCAAGCTTCGGCTAGTTCGGTCACTGAAATGCCGGTATCCAGCCTGTCCAGCATCAGTTGTTTGGCAGTTCTTATCTGCCAGGGTTTGAGCTGCCCTGTCGAAGCCAGTGCGAGAATCGCCAGCACGGTAGGTTTGTCCTTGTTCATACACATCCATTAATTCAGGTATGGGTTGAAAGCAAACGCTATCAACCCATCGCTCCACTCTTTGCGCCGCGCATGAAGGCTATATCCCGTTGCCTGAGCGCCCCCTGTGCGTGCGGCGAGAACGTTCGGTGCACGCGGGCGCTACAATGGCGCCCGCGCCGATTCCCCGGATCGGGCACGCCCGGAGCCAATTCCTGATGTTCACCCTTGTAAACCTGGACACACCGCCGCCCGAATCCCTGAAGAGTCAGGTGCTACAGATGGTGGTGGACTATTTCAGCGACATCAGCCCGGTGCCGCTGACGCCCAGCAATCCGCTCTATCAGCTGTATCAGTACGTGGTTGGCTACGAGGTGCACCTGTATCTGCAGACCATGGACGGCGCTCTGGATGGCACCGTGCGGTTGATCCTGGCCCTGGATGATGAAGACCCCTCCCAGGTGCTCGGTTTCGCCCTGTACCTGCCGAGCCAGGATGATGCCGAGGCCTGCACGCTGGCCTATATGGCGGTCACGGCCAGCCACCGCCGACGCGGCATTGCCCGGGCGCTGTTGCAACGGATGATCGAGCATCGTCCCCACGCCGAGCTGGCTTGCGCGGCGGGCAAGGTGCCGACCTTCGAGGCGATGGGCTTTCGGGTACTGGCGGCGCAGGGACCGCATGTGCTGCTGAACACCCGCGATCACCGCTCGGACGGAATGGTCGCTGTGCAGGATCTGGCCCCGATCTTCCAATCCAAGGAAGTGCGGCAGATCCACGCCTACCTGGTGAAGCAACACGGCAGGAAGGCCATGAGCGAAGCCGAGAAAAAGCGCGACCGCCTGCTCGACCAGATGGCCCATCAGGCCCAGGCATTGGTGACGGAACGTTTTCCCACGCTGCACTGATGGCCGAGGGGGACGGACTGCAAAGACCCGCTCATCTCCGGCGGCGCCTTGAGTCGCCGGGTTCTGCCCCCAGGTTCATGCGCTTCGGATACCAGACGGCCGTCAGCCAGGAAACCGAAGCATTACCGACGATACTCGTCCGGCAGGCCCCTCTGCCGGGCAAACATGGCGAGCCGCGTAAAGCAGGCATCACCGGCATCGGCCCTGCCCGTCTCAATGCCCTCATCGAGCGAAGGGCTGCAGCCTGCCGGCGCGATGCGCTCCTCCATCGAGTCGAGCACCAGCGAGCGCCGATAGAAGCGCCAGATGCCATCGCGTTTTTCGTAGCGGTCGAGATAGCGCCCCCGGGCGATGACCTCACGCAAATCCGGGCCGGGCGTGCGGTGGTAGGCCAGCACCGCCAGTTCGCCTTCGGCCTGATGCCCCTCGACAAGAAAGAGCATGTTCGAGATGACGTGGGAGGTCGATTCCCAGTTGGCCAGCATGCCGGGCAGCCAGGCGACATACTCGTCGGGCGAGCCGCGGAACATCGGGCCGTGATCGTCGATCGCGTCGTCGTGGTAGAGGCTGCGTAGGAGCCGTAGATCGCCGCGGTCGATCGCATGGCAATAAGTCCAGGCGAGTTGCTGGAGCGCGAATTTCTCGACCATCTCCGACAGGTCGACCGGGTGCGGCTGCAGCGTCGCAGTCCTGCTCGCGGCTGCATCGGGCAAGCCCTCGGTCGGAAGCGCGCCGGGCTCTGCGCGCCCCATAGCGTCCACCTTGCTCTGCTGATTCATGCTGCACTTCTCCGTGGCCACTCGGGAAATGTGGCTCAGGCGCTGAGCCACTCTCCTTCCCCGCCGACTTACTCCGTCGCAGATCCGGGGCAATGCCCTAGATGCCGTAGCCGCCGGACACGTTCAGTTGCTGCCCGGTGATGTAGGCCGCGTTGTCGGATGCCAGGAACACGGCGGCACGACCGATTTCCTCGGGCTTGCCCCAGCGCTTGAGCGCCAGCATCTGCAGCGTTTCGTCGATCCACTTCTGGTCGAACTGCCCCTGCTCCAGGAGCTGCGGGAACATGCCGGCCTCGATGACACCCACCAGGACGGAGTTCGCGCGGATGTTGTAGCGGCCTTCCTCGCGGGCGAGGCCCTTTATCAGCGACTCATTGGCGGCCTTCGGCGCGACCGACAGGCCATCACGATCCGGCCAGCGCAGGTGGCCGGCGGAGCCCAGCGTGACGAACGAACCGCCCCCCGCGGCGCGCAGGTGCGGCAGCGCGGCCTTGGCGGCATTGAAGAAGCCCATAACCTCGACATCGATGGCGCGCTTCCAGTCATCGGGACCCATTTCGCTGATATGCAGCTGGTTCACGAAAGGACCTGCCGCCCAGACGATAGTGTGCACGCGGCCGTGAGCGGCAATGGCGGCGTCCAGCGTCGCCTTGATCTGCGCGGGGTCGGTGACATCGACCGGGTGGGTGCTTGCGTTGACGCCCTCCTCGCGGATCTGGCCGGCGACGCGCTCCGCCACCTCGGCCTTGCTCCGATAGCCGACGGCTACCGGCACTCCAGCGCGTGCGAACTCAAGGGCAACGCCCTGCCCGATGCCACCGCTACCGCCAAAGATCAGTGTGGCGCCTTCTGGGAATCCGCTCTTTCGCATGGCTGCTTCTCCTGACCTCGGTGGTTCGACACATTGTCGTCGAGGAAAAGTATCAGCAAGCGATCCCGCCTCAATACGCTGATGCCTGGATTTTAATTGAGTATCATCAGGAGACACTTTTCGGTGGCGCGATGCGGTACGCGCGGGAAGGGTGACACCTCGGCCGGTGTCACTTGGCCCAGAAAATCCGCGGATCGGTCAGGCGAGCCATGCAGAGCATGCTGTACCACTCGGTCTGCCCCGCCGGCAGGGAGCGATCGTCGGTGGCGAGTTCGCGCATGCGCTGAGACAGCGACGCCATCATCTGCCGCAGCTGGTCGATCGATCCGCGCGACAACTTGACGGTTTCGAGCTGCCAGAGCGACTGCGAGTCATGGAAATCCATCGCCTCGAACTGCCGGCGCATGGCGTCGTTCACTGCCCGTCGCAACGGGCCTCCCGGAATCCACTGCGGATGCCGGACCGTCAACAGACGGACACGGTTACCGGGGAACAGGTCGAGCAGGCGAAGTTTTTCCAGGTGGCGCAAATGAAGGAAGATGCCTGGCTCATCCAGGCCGAACTCCTGCTGTATCTCCCGGGGTGTCCAGTCATAGCGCAACAGCAGGAAGATGAACGCGGTGAACGGGGCATCGGCCAAGCCCTGCTCCTGTTCCAGGCTCAACGCCTGAATCTTGTTGTCGCTGCGCCGCGCCGCCAGCTCGGCCAGATCGATGAGGCGGACACCGGCGATGGCGCAAACCGACTCGAGCATCGAAACGCTCAGACCATGCCCGGTCAACTTGCGCTTGATGGTCGTCTCGCTGACGTTCAGCTGCTCGGCGATACCGCAGTAACGGATATTGCGATCCTTCAACAAGCGCTTCAGCTCCGCGAGCAGCAGCGTTTCATCGGTGGCCCCATCGAGGTTCTTCGGATGCATGGTCGGGCGTCCTTCCAGTCGCACGTTCGGAGCGTTGGCATGGCCGTGACGAGTTGAGCGGCTCGGCGGGCACGAAGGGTGGGCAGGCACTCTATCTCCAGCCAACCTGGCTGAGTAGGCAACGCGCCGGGTGCCACGGCCCCAAGCATCACCTGTTCGATCTGCACCGGATCAGCGCCCCGCGCACTGTCAGTTCTGGCGGTCGCCGGCTTCGGCCACGGGCGGCCGCTCCTGAACCGAGCCCCATCTCCGCGCGCTTCCGTGAAATGCGTCATGGCCCTCCGCCAACACTTGCCTATGCTCTGCAATGCGCCCACCAACGGCGGCGCTTCCTGACCCGATCGGACCCGAGCATTTTCATGGCCCAATCCGCGAACCCCGCGACAGAAACGCCCACCACCCAAGCCAACACCCGCCTCTCCCCACGGCCGGAGTGGCGCCCCGCATGATCAGGCACCGCTCCATCACCCTGCGCGGGCTGATCCTGGTCTTCGTGCTGCTGAGCACCCTCGCCACGCTGTGCAACAGCCTGTTCGTCGCCTACCGGGTACAGCGCGATGCGCTGATCCACTCGGCACTGGAAGCCAACAGCGCCTACGCCGCGAAGGTCGCCTCCGGCATCGGCGAGTTCCTCGGCTCGGCGCAACGCCACCTGCGCTACAGCACCACGGTGCTGTCCCGGCACATGGACGATCCGACGCTCATCCGGGCCGAAGCCATGCGGCTGCAGGCGCAGGACTCGTACTTCAATTCCATCACCGTCGTCGACGCCTACGGCCAGGTACTGCAGGCCTACCCCGACGCGCTGCAGATCGTCGGCACCACGCTGCGCTCGGAGGGGGTCGCGCAGGCGCTGAAGGAGCGTCGCCCGCTGGTCAGCCAGGCCTATGAGTCGATGGCCGGGAATCTGGTGGTGTTCATCTCCCAGCCGATCTTCAGTCCCTCGGGGGAGTTCCTCGGCGTGGTGGGCGGCTCGGTGTACATCCTCAAGCAGAGCGTGCTGCATTCCATCATCAGCAGCCACTTTCAACACGACGGCACCTTTGCCTTCGTCGCCGACGGCAACCGGCGCCTGCTGTTCCACCCCGCCCCTCCCCGGCTCGGCGCGGTGATCGGCAAGAGTGCCTCGGTGGACGCCGCGCTGCGCGGTGAAAGCGGCGCGAAGCCGATCGTCAACTTCCAGGGCATTTCGATGATCTCCGGCTATGCGCCGGTGCCCGAGGCCAACTGGGCGGTGGTGGCACAGCAGCCACGTGAGCTTACGCTGGCGCCGTTGCACCGGCTGATGATCGCCATGCTCATCGACATCATCCCGGCGAGCCTGATCGGGCTGGTGATGATCTGGCTGGGCACGCTGTTGATCACCCGGCCCTTGCGGCAACTGGCCCAAGGCGCGAATCACCTCGCGGCAGCGGAGACCACTGGGCAGCTGCGCGACGTGAAGGCCTGGTACGCGGAAGCCGCCGCCATACGCCAGGCGCTGCTCACCGGTGTGCAACTGCTGCAGCAGAAGCTGGGCCAGCTCAGCCACGAAGCGCAGAGCGACCCGCTGACCGGCCTGGC harbors:
- a CDS encoding alpha/beta hydrolase: MSIGNAFADSGVEHNTQAFLDALNSGSGKPIEQLSPKDARAVLTGAQAGVKLTLPKADVSEKTITITVDGQDISLTIVRPAGVKGTLPVFMYFHDGGWVLGDFPTHERLVRDLVVGSGAVAVFVNYTPSPEAHYPTAINQAYGATKWVAEHGKEINVDGKRLAVAGNSVGGNMAAVVSLMAKDKGTPAIKYQVLLWPVTDANFETASYNQYAEGHFLTKNMMKWFWDNYTTDPKQRAAIYASPLRATTEQLKGLPPALVQTASADVLRDEGEAYARKLDQAGVPVTAVRYNGMIHDYGLLNVVSQVPAVRSAMLQASEELKVHLK
- a CDS encoding organic hydroperoxide resistance protein; its protein translation is MKVLYTAVATATGGRDGRAISNDENLDVKLATPKELGGAGGDATNPEQLFAAGYSACFIGALKFVASQSKRSIPADASITARVGIGQIPGGFGLDIDLNINLPGLEQVDAQALVEAAHQVCPYSNATRGNVDVRLHVTV
- a CDS encoding ABC transporter substrate-binding protein, yielding MKKQAAVIGFLYLALLGGWNGVSATEEQAPLKIGMEITYPPFESYDENNNIVGSDPELARSVAKALGRTVEFVDTKFLNLINGLNSKKYDAIISGMYITEERKRQALVIPYAITGSAILVTRGSEFQPQTPEELCGKKVGLEQGNSWLPKLQKLSQSYCLPNKKPAVTLSEYPSAPEATQALLSGNVEAQVEIAGAAHMISERTRGRVVISSKELISPEVLGVFIRKGNDSTYAEISKALALSRENGEYHDILKKYGLEPTSEQ
- a CDS encoding class II aldolase/adducin family protein produces the protein MSFPNKFSSQEWSIRCDLAALFRLLAYYRMTDLVDSHASACIPGEPGFFLINKYGVPFEKMRASDLVKVGLDGIPVYQGETDGPMNVAGAVIHSSIHRARPDMKCVIHTHTAAGIAVSTLEEGLLPLSQHAMKFYRKLKYHTYGSFIDTRLEEKAMIESLGDANAMLLHNHGAIVGGRTIGEAFHSVYMLERACQIHLQIRSTDQSVVIPDPEMCQKTYETFAADFDCGIVDLAWNGALQIISSQKDSYCS
- a CDS encoding amino acid ABC transporter permease/ATP-binding protein; this translates as MSFDWNYFASLFTLDLFWIACLQVIKLSAAAWVLGGVIGFLLAMAKLSSSQLLRSPASTYIWFFRSIPLLVLIVFVYNLPQLIPASGGVLSNPFWSALIALVITEAAYMAEIHRGGLISVAKGQREAGKALAIGAIGAQWLIVIPQAIRISLPTLINEYVTIVKLTSLASVISLTEILTVGQRLYAQNFLVMETLAAVGVYYVLIVTVFGFFLERFELSLDLSRRKPQTLDADQTYALRSQAIGHKKRNQSYSISGGPVLQLLGIHKKYGNHEVLKGVDLEIKKGEVVSIIGPSGSGKTSLIRTINGLEDINQGSIRLFGQDFIKSGAMANGELRTFRQRVKHIGMVFQGFNLFPHRTLVENITLAPQYHGDCKSESRLNAYALLDRVGLLAHSCKYPHQLSGGQQQRVAIARALAMSPDIMLFDEPTSALDPELVGEVLEVIKGLADEGMTLIIVTHEMEFAMSISDRVVFMENGNIQFDASPEEIREAVSAERVRRFIGLPEPDVEVIC
- a CDS encoding LysR family transcriptional regulator — protein: MGFRQASGSNSGEPRSVSERMDWNLLKTFCTVATEKSISRGAERLHLSQPAVSQAIKRLEEQLGCTLIDRDSHRFELTDIGSSLFRVSLTARQSIREIDSIVDTTRSNVKGSIRLLTVSGVNCPEYDDVLRGMHEDHPGITFSIEVASTQEIVSSLHRNDSTFGIGISQPGDIDINQLTLSREQSFFYCSNFHPLFNDSNVTLEKIKSSKLVSFSGESLGGTLPKLSEHYGSKYIRHNISASSANTGEILRLVLAGLGISSLPEHLCREYEERGLLRKLMPEMNVCEVLIVLMWSAHQVRTQAEEIFLKRMQAALSASQR
- a CDS encoding 4-oxalocrotonate tautomerase family protein, whose translation is MPFVSLRITQGATESQKQEIIREFTATLERVLDKPPEWTHIVIEEVDPVNWGHAGFSVKQHEQSKKGS
- a CDS encoding helix-turn-helix domain-containing protein; translated protein: MNKDKPTVLAILALASTGQLKPWQIRTAKQLMLDRLDTGISVTELAEACALSRSQFSRMFKESTRMSPQRWLREQRVMKSRELLKASTMLLAEIALECGFCDQSHFCRTFVKTEGMTPQAWQQQAICPIPAAA
- a CDS encoding GNAT family N-acetyltransferase, which codes for MFTLVNLDTPPPESLKSQVLQMVVDYFSDISPVPLTPSNPLYQLYQYVVGYEVHLYLQTMDGALDGTVRLILALDDEDPSQVLGFALYLPSQDDAEACTLAYMAVTASHRRRGIARALLQRMIEHRPHAELACAAGKVPTFEAMGFRVLAAQGPHVLLNTRDHRSDGMVAVQDLAPIFQSKEVRQIHAYLVKQHGRKAMSEAEKKRDRLLDQMAHQAQALVTERFPTLH